The genomic segment GGGCAGGATATGATGGATGATATTATTAAAGATAGATATGAGATGCTAATGAGATATTTAAACCTTTGATTTTGAAATACTTGAAATGTTTTTTATTTTTTTTTTGCTTCGCTTCAAGTGTTGAGGCTCAAGATTCTACTTTTGTTGTAAAAAAAATAAATATTTCAGGAAACGGCACCACTGCTGATAAAATTATTTTAAGAGAATTACCTTTTGAACTAGGAGACACTTTGCAAACTGCTGATACAGTGATTTTAAGCGAAACTATTGAGCAAAATCTAATAAACACTTCGTTATTTCACTTTGCAAATGTTTTGTTTGCAGATAGCGGAGTTGTTGATATAAGCCTTCTTGAGCGTTGGTATATATGGCCAGCTCCATTTATAAATATTGAAGAGCGGAATTTTAATGTATGGATGCGAAATCTTTCTTTTGAAAAAGTTTCTTATGGAATTTATGTTTCGCATGAAAATTTTAGAGGACGCAGAGAAACTTTGCGATTACTTTTCAAAACAGGCTACAATCAGCTTTATGGAATTTCTTATAATAAACCAAATATTGATAAAAAACAAAATTGGGGCATTGCTTTTACATGTGGCTACGAATCGTCTCATTCATTGAGCTATTCAGTTCTTGACCATGAGCCGAAGTTTTTAAAATTGGAAAAGAAAAATGCGTTTTCTTCAATTTATGCTTCTGCTGTTGTTTCTCGAAGAGTTGGGCTGTATCAGACTCATAGGCTTTCTTTTTCAATTGATGCAAATAAATATGCTGATTCTTTATTTAATTTGTCTCAAATATATGTGCCCGCCCCAAAATGGAGAAATCTCACATTGATTTATTTTTATAGATACGATTTTAGAGATATAAAAAATTATCCGCTTAAAGGCTGGTATGTCGATTTTGAACTTAATAGCAGTGGTATTCCTGCGGTATCAAGTTTTAGTGATAAAAAAATTTTTGTGAGGAATACAACTAAAAAATATTTTAAAATCACAAAAAACCTATACTTTGCGTCTAGTGCTTGCTTCCATTTTGCGTTACTAGAAGAAAAAAGTTTTATTAATGCAACTTTTATGGGCTATGGAGCCACTTTTGTAAGGGGTTTTGAATACAATGTAATTCCCGTAAAACATTTTATTCTTAATAAAAATAATTTAAAATATAATATTTTACCGCAAAAAATTATTAAATTGCCGATAATTAAGTCGCCAAAATTTAATAAAGTGCCTATAGCAATTTTTTCTAATATTTTTTTCGACAATTCATGGTCTGAAAGGGGAATGCTTGGCTTGGAAAACAGCTTGTCAGGAAAATATTTATTTGGATATGGCTTGGGAATTGATTTTGTTACTTATTATGACAAGGTTTTTAGAATAGAATTTTCGCAAAATAGATTTTCGCAAAAAGGTATATTTTTGCATTTTACTGCGCCAATTTAATTTTTTATAATATGAGAATTTGCATTTTTTCCAGAGAATATAATTCCGATTATAATAATGTTGTAAAAACTGCATTAGATGTTGTTCGTAAAACGAAAGGTCAAATTTTGTTTTATGAAAATTTAAGGCAAGAACTTAATGAAAACTTTGACCTACCCTCAAATACGGTTTTTTTAGAAAAAAATAAAACATTAGCAGGGCATGCTGATTTAATAGTAAGCTTAGGTGGTGATGGCACTTTGCTTGAAACTGTAAACTTAATTTTGGATAGTGGCATTCCTGTTATGGGAATTAATTTTGGCAGATTAGGTTTTTTATCAAATATTCAAAAAGAAGATTTTGAGGAAGCACTAAATGATTTTGTGGAAAATAAGCATATTTTGTCGCCTCGCTCTTTGCTTCAGATTGATAATTCTGAAAAAATATTCGGCAGAAATATTTATGGGCTAAATGAAATTACTATTCAGAAGAGCGATTCTAGCTCAATGATTTCTGTAAAAGCGTTTATTAATGGTGAATTTGTAAATAATTATTGGGCAGACGGATTGATTTTATCTACTCCTACAGGATCTACAGCTTATTCTCTTAGCTGTAATGGACCTATTATGTCACCATATTCTGGAGATTTTATATTAACGCCAATTTCTCCGCATAATCTTTCAACTAGACCGATAGTTATTCCAGATAATGTGGTTGTAGAGCTAATTCCAGATGGCAGAACCAATTCTTTTATTTTTTCTGTGGATTCTTTTCAAGCAAATATTCCTTGTGGGCAAAAAATTATTGTAAGAAAAGCTCCGTTTTGTCTAAATTTTGTCAGACATCATAAAGATACTTTTTTTTCAGTTATTCGTGAAAAGCTTATGTGGGGCGAGGATATAAGGAATTATGAAAAAAAATAAAAAAATAAATAAAAAATATTGTTTTTTATATTGTTTTTTTTCTTATCTTTGGAACTTAGTTTTAGGATTAAAATCATAAATCATGAAATCAATTTATTCAATTTTTTTATTATTGCTAATTTTTTTAGTTACGGAGACTGTTGATGCTCAACAATATAATTGGCGACGCTATAGAAAAGAATTGGTTGGTGGAATTGTTGCCTCTAATTTTTTAGGGGATTTAGGCGGTGCTGATGGAGTAGGAACGAATGGTCTTCGAGATTTAAACTGGCCTGCAACTAGACCAGGGGGTAGTTTCGGTTATAGGTATAGAACGGGTAGAACACATGCTATTAAAGGAATGTTACATATAGCATATCTAAGCGGAGATGACAAACGAACCCAAGAGCCTTTTAGAAATAACAGAAACTTGAATTTTAGAACGCCAATTATTGAATTAAGTGGGCAGTTTGAATGGATTCTTACAAGACAGCGTGAAGGGCATAGATATAATCTTAAAGGCGTGCAAGGATGGCGACATATAAGTTTTGAGTCTTATTTATTTGTTGGGGTTGGGGTTATGTGGTTTAATCCTCAAGGAAGAGATATGGATGATAATTGGGTTAATTTAAAGCCTCTTAATACTGAAGGACAGGGCTTAGTTCCTACAAGAAAACCATATCATCGTGTTCAGCCTGTTATACCAGCTGGTTTAGGCTTAAAGTACGCAGTAAATCCGCAGTGGTCTGTTGGAATAGAATATGGCTTCAGAAAAACTTTTACAGATTATATTGATGATTGTAGTTCAACGTATTTTGATAAAGAAGCTATCCGCGAGGCTTATGGAGATGTAGCAGCTTATTTTTCAGATCCGAGTTTAGGTAAAATTCCTGGACAAACAGGTCCGAATTTGCAGCGTGGAGACCCAACTGACAATGATTTTTACATGTTTGGAGAAATAACTGTATATTATAAATTACAAGGTAGAGGTGGTTCTATACCTAAATTTTAGTCTATATAAATATATCAAAAAAATATTTAATTTTGCAGCACCCATTCTTAATTTTTTAGAATGGGTTGCTTTTTTATAATAAGATGAACAATTTTTCGTTATTTGGACAATTATGAAAAAACTATTTTACATTTTTATTTTTATAGCAAGCTCTTTGTTTAGTAGTGCTCAGCAGCATGAATTAGGGCTGATGGGTGGAACTACTTATTATATCGGAGATATAAATCCCGCTGGACATTTTCGACAGATAATGCCCGCAGGAGGCTTAATGTATAGATATAATATGAATTATAGAATGGCTTTAAG from the Bacteroidales bacterium genome contains:
- a CDS encoding NAD kinase; this translates as MRICIFSREYNSDYNNVVKTALDVVRKTKGQILFYENLRQELNENFDLPSNTVFLEKNKTLAGHADLIVSLGGDGTLLETVNLILDSGIPVMGINFGRLGFLSNIQKEDFEEALNDFVENKHILSPRSLLQIDNSEKIFGRNIYGLNEITIQKSDSSSMISVKAFINGEFVNNYWADGLILSTPTGSTAYSLSCNGPIMSPYSGDFILTPISPHNLSTRPIVIPDNVVVELIPDGRTNSFIFSVDSFQANIPCGQKIIVRKAPFCLNFVRHHKDTFFSVIREKLMWGEDIRNYEKK